In Acidiphilium multivorum AIU301, the DNA window ATCGGAAGGGCCATTTATGCCTGCGATATTAAGGGTGAACTGATCCGTTAAGGGGGTCACCGCACGATCTGTTCAAAATCGTACGCTAAGCGTTGGCGGGCTGCCTGGCGAGGGTACGATAGATGGTTGGGCGGGAGACGGAGAATAGGTCTGCGAGATCAGTGATGGAATAATTGCCAGTGTCGTACATGCGGCGCAGTTCTTTTTGTTGTCTTTCGGATAGCGTCGGCCTTTTGCCGCGTAATTTTCCTTTGGCGCGAGCGATGGCCATGCCTTCTCTGGTACGTAACCGGATCAGGTCGGCCTCAAACTCTGCGAAGGTGGCGAGAATGTTGAAGAACATCTTCCCCATTGGGTCGGTTGGGTCATAGACGGCCGCGCCGAGCGCGAGTTTGACACCGCGGGTAATGAGTTCATCGGCGATCGCACGGGCATCTGGAACGGAGCGTGCAAGGCGGTCGAGTTTTGGCACGACCAGGGTGTCGCCTTTACGCACCGCCGCCAAGGCTTGAGCAAGCCCGGGGCGGGCACGATTGGTGCCTGTGAGGCCATGGTCCGTATAGATGCGGTCCGGCTTTACCCCGAGCTGTTCGAGTTCGGCGCGTTGCGCGGCGAGATCTTGCCGGTCGGTTG includes these proteins:
- a CDS encoding recombinase family protein — encoded protein: MAHTLIGYARCSTDRQDLAAQRAELEQLGVKPDRIYTDHGLTGTNRARPGLAQALAAVRKGDTLVVPKLDRLARSVPDARAIADELITRGVKLALGAAVYDPTDPMGKMFFNILATFAEFEADLIRLRTREGMAIARAKGKLRGKRPTLSERQQKELRRMYDTGNYSITDLADLFSVSRPTIYRTLARQPANA